A section of the Drosophila sechellia strain sech25 chromosome 3L, ASM438219v1, whole genome shotgun sequence genome encodes:
- the LOC6616360 gene encoding protein ST7 homolog, producing MWDSSMFLSTLTPKFYVALTGTSSLISGLILIFEWWYFRKYGTSFIEQVSINHISPWINGSDGQSESSNGSGSSSSSGSSSSSNGGAGGGGSGGAGASGSGSATTSTGTQMPECKVWRNPLNLFRGAEYQRFFWATSKEPLTYYDMNLSAQDHQTFFTCEGDARKEEYEIMQTAWRERNPMQRIKSAHSALEINAECAPAYILLAEEEAMTIMEAEKILKTALKVAEINYRKSQATQHQGAIADGMHRRDTNVLIYIKRRLAMCARKLGKLKEAAKMFRDLTKEIPSIMSVLNIHENLIETLLEMQAYADCHAILAKYDDISLPKSATICYTAALLKARAVADKFSPDIASKRGLSPAEMSAVEAIHRAVEFNPHVPKYLLETKRLILPPEHILKRGDSEALAYAFFHLKHWKQVEGALNLLHCTWEGTFRMLPYPLERGHLFYPYPTCTECADRELLPAFHEVSVYPKKELPFFILFTAGLCSITALLALATHQYPEPMGHLAQTVLTWISYPFQLLKERIEAFWPCNLLQQLSRV from the exons atGTGGGATTCGTCCATGTTTCTAAGCACTCTGACGCCCAAGTTCTACGTGGCGCTTACAGGGACCTCCAGCCTGATCTCGGGCCTGATCCTGATCTTTGAGTGGTGGTATTTCCGAAAGTATGGCACTTCGTTTATAG AGCAAGTCTCAATCAACCACATTAGCCCCTGGATAAATGGCAGTGATGGCCAATCAGAGTCCAGCAatggcagtggcagcagcagcagcagtggctccagcagcagcagcaatggcGGAGCAGGCGGTGGAGGATCTGGAGGAGCAGGGGCATCAGGCAGTGGCAGCGCCACCACAAGTACGGGCACCCAAATGCCCGAGTGTAAGGTCTGGCGGAATCCACTTAATCTCTTTCGCGGCGCCGAGTACCAGAGATTTTTTTGGGCTACCAGCAAGGAGCCATTGACCTACTACGACATGAACTTAAGTGCCCAGGATCATCAAACATTTTTCACCTGCGAAGGCGACGCCCGCAAGGAGGAGTATGAGATCATGCAGACGGCCTGGCGCGAACGCAATCCCATGCAGCGCATCAAGTCCGCTCACAGTGCTCTGGAAATCAATGCGGAATGTGCGCCTGCCTATATACTGCTGGCCGAGGAGGAAGCCATGACCATTATGGAGGCGGAGAAGATCCTGAAGACGGCCCTAAAGGTCGCCGAGATCAACTACCGCAAGTCGCAGGCCACCCAACATCAGGGCGCCATTGCGGATGGCATGCATCGGCGCGACACCAATGTGCTGATCTACATCAAGCGAAGGCTTGCCATGTGCGCCCGCAAGCTGGGCAAGCTGAAGGAGGCGGCTAAGATGTTTCGCGATCTCACCAAGGAGATACCCTCGATCATGAGCGTACTGAACATCCACGAGAATCTAATCGAAACGCTTCTGGAGATGCAGGCCTACGCCGATTGCCATGCCATTCTGGCCAAGTACGATGACATCTCGCTGCCGAAATCGGCGACTATCTGCTATACAGCTGCTCTGCTGAAGGCGCGCGCCGTGGCCGATAAGTTTTCGCCAGACATAGCATCCAAGCGAGGTCTAAGTCCAGCAGAAATGAGCGCCGTTGAGGCCATTCATCGGGCGGTGGAGTTCAATCCGCATGTGCCCAAGTATCTGCTGGAGACAAAGCGACTTATTCTACCGCCAGAGCACATTTTGAAGCGCGGCGATTCGGAGGCACTGGCCTACGCGTTCTTCCATCTGAAGCACTGGAAGCAGGTGGAGGGCGCCCTGAATCTGCTGCACTGCACCTGGGAGGGCACGTTTCGCATGCTGCCGTATCCGCTGGAGCGCGGCCACCTCTTCTATCCATATCCAACGTGCACAGAGTGCGCGGATCGCGAACTGCTGCCGGCGTTCCACGAGGTGTCTGTTTATCCCAAGAAGGAGCTGCCCTTCTTCATCCTGTTCACGGCGGGACTGTGCTCCATTACCGCCCTGCTGGCCTTGGCCACCCACCAGTATCCGGAGCCCATGGGTCATTTGGCACAGACCGTACTTACCTGGATTTCGTATCCGTTTCAGCTGCTCAAGGAGCGCATCGAGGCGTTCTGGCCGTGCAATCTGCTGCAGCAGTTGTCTCGCGTCTAA
- the LOC6616358 gene encoding hydroxyacylglutathione hydrolase, mitochondrial isoform X3, which produces MHSTLEDVQLEGMEIKILPALQDNYMYLIVDTKTREAAVVDPVEPELVIKTVQEQQLTLSKVLTTHHHWDHAGGNEKLLKLWQKELDVYGGDDRIGALNKKVQQDDTFTIGGLHVKCLSTPCHTTGHICYHVTAQDGSGEGAVFTGDTLFQGGCGRFFEGTPEEMYEALCTKLSALPDATKVFCGHEYTLQNMSFARHVEPDNEVIQQRIEWAKHRRASQDPTVPSTIGEEKSWNPFMRVHEAAVQKHAGGATDPVVTMGKLRKEKDTFKA; this is translated from the coding sequence ATGCACAGCACATTGGAGGACGTGCAGCTGGAGGGCATGGAGATCAAGATCCTGCCGGCCCTGCAGGACAACTACATGTATTTGATTGTGGACACGAAGACGCGCGAGGCGGCAGTGGTGGATCCCGTGGAGCCGGAGCTGGTCATCAAGACggtgcaggagcagcagctgacCCTTAGCAAGGTGCTGACCACGCACCATCACTGGGACCATGCCGGCGGCAACGAGAAGCTGCTCAAGCTGTGGCAGAAGGAGCTGGACGTGTATGGCGGCGATGACCGCATCGGGGCCTTGAACAAAAAGGTTCAGCAGGACGACACCTTCACCATTGGCGGCCTGCATGTCAAGTGCTTGTCCACGCCGTGCCACACCACCGGCCACATCTGCTACCACGTCACCGCGCAGGATGGCAGCGGCGAGGGTGCCGTCTTCACCGGCGACACCCTCTTCCAGGGCGGATGCGGCCGCTTCTTCGAGGGCACTCCCGAGGAAATGTACGAGGCGCTGTGCACAAAGCTCTCCGCCTTGCCAGACGCCACAAAGGTGTTCTGTGGCCACGAGTACACGCTGCAGAACATGAGCTTCGCCCGTCACGTCGAGCCCGACAACGAGGTCATCCAGCAGAGGATCGAGTGGGCCAAGCACCGGCGCGCATCCCAGGATCCCACTGTGCCCTCGACCATTGGCGAGGAGAAGTCCTGGAACCCCTTTATGCGCGTCCACGAGGCCGCCGTGCAGAAGCACGCCGGCGGAGCCACCGATCCCGTCGTCACCATGGGCAAGCTGCGCAAGGAAAAGGACACCTTTAAGGCCTGA
- the LOC6616359 gene encoding uncharacterized protein LOC6616359, whose protein sequence is MNANKRRSSLRKAPTKEDETNATASAIKQQIKRRISFSGKKSVREFVNTKETNNWDDSYEVSEHHAEDSSASKCCSSGSASVARVVEHADKENIPLPSHCERGHVDLTVNLHASVDFTLLPCEMIDKSRKTSATSAVSFCVSSEERKLLQSSLSDRQLVDKTMDLMSGSLVNRHQIASSVCEESSIKVASNEREKVVFTPAVKAVSDSFMDITPLGFTDPTPAAPAPAPVETVYPPTQQSLMELEEDSIVREMRESTKNQTKTPAQKSLFMDMEETKNKTQQEAGGVSFPLNVSNDRDRSSSNSFESLNSTMNFTRDESMLIPFDMISGKNISKKLNFRQLNEDLEAGKIQIFPNGPKTPTTDRKAKKNRFWSGLEEEGTDDSSPKKDIRSIVPRGTLNFSENMTLTPTKTSPVRKEKLKAADEKQKYRLSQADEMMLDNTNFLAHARLGDETQSRNTSKNSTRRETTCETSELNLEYPTISQDFQPIPSSKPRKTDFIAEEMQLCQTDYPDIPALQTAPTRLTLHLNESMDHEATKSTYVRKEISVTTQETIYEKSTTNEQNSNQNRTTWGCTKTKRRETLLMQESMEEDIISPLKDLQLKPNAAPANTGHSKVNHTLYLAEPLEEVDINQSNMIPTKNIAPREQLKSRKTLLLEEPMEEEMCSNIGYNSKRKTLHLAEPLVEEGEDVISEKHIPMKGVAHQENKFKGRQTLLLAEPMEEEIFYNTKDPQECDLKRNKTGPLEYSQLNQGKSFTSQSRSKARQTILVEEPMEEDTDCNNKDNTAKPGEDHINKVAKPRQTLLMSEPLEEDMCLPPPKNKSIVTHKTIDKSTEQQRSKSRHTLLLSEPIEEEHIQQDLPAGKEYNLARQQRFKPRQTLIMAEPIEEDVGETERKSHANRTQTNITGSSTSRPRHTLLMSEPIEEELTNEDKSTNASTNRTLRSRRTILMAEPIEEEGNMFIAKKIGQFTKESFEEVVFQTSKPRQTLLIAEPIEEDVFNQSNGQPKPHSVSKDNITRKTSRRHTLIKAEPIEEDLDVRKPLENSKESSFTARIIQSFAEPIESALFSITDQIAKQQFSESVQTLPKEPLNHLHQKPRNTLTSHETIQEDLEVEKENSSVKPMRSRCRKTLIMAEPIEEDVNSHNMTKQNRICDSLNGPQSGGYMAAKTRQSVHIPVPIEEDLIPGQQHREFKAAVNGITTLLSTESIEDDVPAQHTRISKNKSMGSKVSAEPIIEDLDSKRPEISQSAEASLPQRSQFPDVPSSRRHTLLLSEPMEEDDVGIFEHIYPTRDTQISEKLEKPEGHIHSPNNSVDNEEVGTSPSAMAQQSMAMSESMDFQSPQFRPRGPDFNAITPGMSLTEFVDQEEMCKTPIHKKVLLTSHRKKLSMYQPVPIDLEADASGVGTPKNHVQLKRLPTHLTPNLPESKKRHTHLFTNSNMDIEMEEDQEGAWGTKSIQMHTGTSKSRRTYTVEQLDASVQPVRDYNPVVTELNKQGGLNVLELPRKSAYNMDLEEKPISISDVNNYFQGQKEEERQSSERQSGSSNDRTFKSYAATNSKFINLTGNTTIFAGAEDLGGEANDQPHQIDNEHLSLVSTLAEETDDDGDEEEEEQEQEQEQHLLQPEICEAQLNSMIKAGSEGSCKKCRNCNHTLSETRLSSDSFVLPPRKLWDFLRLQQRLRKIRQNPSWKEVNTYWEIEEEARLSRNQDSDDSMEQTKVDEEATKWNKAALLEMCRLRTEDNAITKPPESFFSRLKRLLAEQQPNWIFDYQRKVSQQMIFYNRQLTTIRIVVNYQIEDLVDESTISVCSIELDNEVPTPKDQWSSREHFLNFHLSLRLPLNPGDEIEGSDETAFLKFLNSIDRRIAEVKQKLHKVLALLAQKRARLTREANRTIVRKIVRKCIDQEPIVRLEKISFLIEIGNIEDVSFTDILRPELHLFNENIQYLPKGIPFLETFLTDPEQYLRK, encoded by the exons ATGAACGCAAACAAACGCAGAAGTTCG CTGCGCAAGGCCCCGACCAAGGAAGATGAGACGAACGCAACAGCGTCCGCGATCAAACAACAAATCAAGCGACGCATCAGCTTCAGTGGCAAGAAGTCCGTGAG GGAATTTGTGAACACCAAGGAGACCAACAACTGGGACGACTCGTACGAGGTGTCGGAACACCATGCTGAGGACAGCTCGGCATCGAAGTGCTGCAGCTCTGGTTCAGCATCAGTGGCGAGGGTTGTCGAACATGCCGACAAGGAGAACATTCCCCTGCCCAGCCACTGCGAGCGTGGGCATGTCGATCTAACCGTGAATCTGCACGCCAGCGTGGATTTCACACTCCTGCCCTGCGAAATGATAGACAAATCAAGGAAAACATCCGCAACCTCCGCTGTGTCCTTTTGCGTATCCTCTGAGGAGCGCAAACTGTTGCAAAGCAGTCTCAGTGACCGCCAGTTGGTAGACAAGACCATGGATCTGATGTCCGGATCTCTCGTCAACCGCCACCAAATCGCGTCGAGCGTTTGTGAGGAATCCTCCATCAAAGTGGCAAGCAACGAACGGGAGAAGGTGGTATTCACGCCAGCTGTCAAGGCTGTGAGTGACTCCTTCATGGACATCACGCCATTGGGGTTTACTGATCCcactcctgctgctcctgctccagctccagttgAAACTGTATATCCTCCAACTCAACAAAGTTTAATGGAGCTGGAAGAGGACAGCATTGTAAGGGAGATGCGTGAATCTACCAAAAACCAGACCAAAACTCCGGCGCAGAAATCGCTTTTCATGGACATGGAGGAGACCAAGAATAAAACCCAACAGGAAGCTGGAGGTGTATCCTTCCCATTGAATG TTTCTAATGACCGAGATCGTTCGTCATCGAACTCCTTTGAGAGCCTTAATAGCACCATGAACTTTACGAGAGATGAGTCCATGCTGATACCATTCGACATGATTTCGGGGAAAAACATAAGCAAGAAACTCAATTTCCGTCAACTCAACGAAGACCTGGAGGCGGGTAAGATCCAGATATTTCCGAATGGGCCAAAAACTCCGACCACGGATCGTAAGGCCAAGAAAAATCGATTTTGGTCTGGCCTGGAAGAGGAGGGCACGGATGACAGTAGTCCAAAGAAGGATATAAGAAGCATAGTACCACGAGGAACGTTAAATTTCAGCGAGAATATGACCTTGACGCCTACGAAAACAAGTCCAGTTCGCAAAGAGAAACTGAAGGCGGCGGATGAGAAGCAAAAGTATCGACTATCCCAGGCGGATGAGATGATGCTGGACAATACAAACTTCTTGGCCCATGCCAGACTAGGCGACGAAACGCAGTCGAGAAATACGTCGAAGAACTCGACGAGAAGGGAGACAACTTGCGAAACCTCGGAACTGAATTTGGAATATCCTACGATAAGTCAGGACTTTCAACCCATTCCGAGTTCCAAGCCTCGTAAAACTGATTTTATAGCTGAGGAAATGCAACTGTGCCAGACAGATTACCCTGATATTCCTGCATTGCAAACTGCTCCCACGCGACTTACCTTGCATCTCAATGAATCCATGGATCATGAAGCAACAAAGTCCACGTACGTTAGGAAGGAGATTTCGGTAACCACGCAGGAGACTATATACGAAAAATCCACAACCAACGAGCAGAACAGCAACCAAAATCGCACCACATGGGGCTGcactaaaaccaagcgcaggGAGACGCTTTTGATGCAGGAAAGCATGGAGGAGGACATCATTAGTCCCCTCAAGGACTTACAATTAAAGCCCAACGCGGCTCCTGCGAATACAGGGCATTCCAAAGTGAACCATACGCTGTATCTAGCAGAACCACTGGAGGAAGTGGACATAAACCAAAGTAATATGATACCTACTAAAAATATTGCCCCTAGAGAACAACTTAAATCAAGGAAAACGCTGCTATTAGAGGAACCCATGGAAGAGGAAATGTGCAGTAACATTGGTTACAATTCCAAAAGAAAGACTCTCCACTTAGCGGAACCTCTGGTGGAGGAGGGGGAGGATGTCATTTCGGAGAAGCACATACCAATGAAAGGAGTCGCGCATCAAGAAAACAAATTCAAGGGTAGGCAAACTCTTCTGTTAGCAGAGCCCATGGAGGAggaaatattttacaatacGAAAGATCCACAGGAATGTGATTTGAAAAGAAACAAGACTGGACCTCTGGAATACAGTCAATTAAACCAGGGGAAGAGTTTCACTTCGCAAAGCAGATCCAAAGCTAGACAAACCATCCTGGTCGAAGAACCCATGGAGGAGGACACGGATTGTAACAATAAAGATAATACTGCCAAACCTGGAGAGGACCACATAAACAAGGTAGCCAAACCCAGACAAACTCTCCTTATGTCAGAACCTTTAGAGGAGGATATGTGTCTTCCACCGCCAAAGAATAAGTCAATAGTGACGCATAAAACAATAGATAAATCAACCGAGCAGCAGCGATCAAAATCGAGGCACACGCTATTATTATCCGAACCTATTGAAGAGGAACATATTCAGCAGGATTTGCCAGCTGGAAAGGAGTATAATTTGGCTAGACAGCAAAGATTCAAGCCAAGGCAAACGCTCATCATGGCAGAACCCATTGAAGAAGATGTTGGAGAGACGGAACGTAAATCACATGCGAATAGGACGCAAACTAACATCACAGGTTCGTCAACTTCCAGACCAAGGCACACTCTTCTGATGTCTGAACCAATTGAAGAAGAACTAACTAACGAAGATAAAAGCACGAATGCCAGCACCAATAGGACCTTAAGATCGAGGCGAACCATTCTGATGGCGGAACCGATAGAGGAAGAGGGCAATATGTTTATCGCTAAAAAAATAGGTCAATTTACTAAAGAATCTTTTGAAGAAGTGGTATTTCAAACCTCCAAACCTCGTCAAACTCTGCTGATAGCCGAGCCTATAGAGGAAGATGTCTTCAATCAGTCAAATGGTCAGCCAAAGCCACACTCTGTATCTAAGGATAACATCACTAGGAAGACCTCAAGACGCCACACGCTTATTAAAGCCGAACCCATTGAAGAGGATTTGGATGTTCGTAAACCGCTGGAAAATTCAAAGGAGTCATCTTTCACCGCCAGAATTATTCAGTCATTCGCCGAGCCCATTGAAAGTGCCCTATTTTCAATTACTGATCAAATAGCTAAACAGCAATTTTCCGAATCGGTTCAAACTCTTCCCAAGGAACCCCTAAACCATCTCCACCAGAAGCCTCGGAATACCCTCACCTCGCATGAAACTATTCAGGAGGATTTAGAAGTCGAAAAGGAAAACTCATCAGTTAAGCCTATGAGATCTAGGTGCAGAAAGACCCTAATCATGGCAGAGCCCATCGAAGAAGATGTTAATAGCCACAATATGACCAAACAAAATAGGATCTGTGACTCTTTAAATGGTCCACAGTCCGGTGGATATATGGCTGCCAAAACAAGACAATCCGTGCATATACCGGTACCCATTGAGGAGGATCTTATTCCGGGCCAACAGCATAGAGAATTCAAAGCGGCGGTGAATGGCATAACTACACTGCTTTCGACTGAGTCCATAGAAGATGATGTACCCGCGCAACATACTCgaatttctaaaaataaatcaatggGCTCGAAGGTTTCGGCGGAGCCCATCATCGAGGATTTGGATTCCAAAAGACCAGAGATTTCACAATCCGCGGAAGCGTCTTTACCCCAAAGGAGCCAGTTTCCTGATGTTCCGTCATCCAGAAGACATACACTACTTTTATCGGAACCCATGGAAGAGGATGATGTGGGTATTTTCGAACATATCTACCCCACAAGAGACACACAAATTTCcgaaaaattagaaaaaccAGAAGGACACATTCATTCGCCCAACAATTCTGTGGACAACGAAGAGGTAGGCACTTCTCCCAGTGCCATGGCCCAGCAATCCATGGCAATGTCCGAATCAATGGACTTCCAAAGCCCGCAGTTCAGGCCGAGGGGTCCGGACTTTAATGCAATCACGCCGGGAATGTCCCTGACTGAATTTGTGGACCAGGAAGAGATGTGCAAGACCCCGATTCACAAAAAAGTTCTCCTGACTTCCCATCGGAAAAAATTGTCCATGTACCAACCAGTGCCGATAGACCTTGAGGCGGATGCCTCCGGCGTTGGAACTCCAAAAAATCACGTCCAGCTAAAGCGTCTACCCACGCACCTCACGCCCAACCTTCCGGAGTCCAAGAAACGACACACGCATCTGTTTACGAATAGCAACATGGACATCGAAATGGAGGAGGATCAGGAAGGTGCTTGGGGGACGAAAAGTATTCAAATGCACACAGGGACAAGTAAATCACGCAGGACCTACACGGTAGAGCAGTTGGACGCGTCGGTGCAGCCAGTAAGGGACTACAATCCTGTAGTGACTGAGCTGAACAAACAGGGCGGTCTTAATGTGCTGGAGCTGCCACGAAAATCGGCCTATAACATGGATCTAGAGGAGAAACCCATCAGTATCTCCGATGTAAACAATTACTTCCAGGggcaaaaggaggaggagcgcCAGTCTAGCGAAAGACAGAGCGGTAGCTCCAACGATAGAACCTTCAAGAGCTACGCAGCAACTAACTCAAAATTCATCAATCTGACCGGGAACACAACCATCTTTGCAGGCGCAGAAGATTTGGGTGGTGAGGCGAATGACCAGCCCCACCAGATAGACAACGAGCACCTAAGTCTGGTTTCCACGCTGGCGGAGGAAACAGACGATGACggcgacgaggaggaggaagagcaggagcaggagcaagaGCAGCATCTCTTACAACCTGAAATCTGCGAGGCTCAGCTGAATTCAATGATAAAAGCTGGCAGCGAAGGCTCCTGCAAAAAGTGCAGGAATTGCAATCATACTTTGAGCGAAACGAGGCTAAGTAGCGATTCCTTTGTCCTACCACCTCGGAAATTGTGGGATTTTTTAAGGCTACAGCAACGGTTGCGCAAGATAAGGCAGAACCCGTCGTGGAAGGAAGTGAACACTTACTGGGAGATCGAGGAGGAGGCTAGGCTGTCCAGGAACCAGGACTCCGACGATTCAATGGAGCAGACCAAGGTGGATGAGGAGGCCACCAAGTGGAACAAAGCGGCGCTTCTTGAAATGTGCAGGCT ACGAACAGAAGACAATGCCATAACCAAGCCCCCGGAATCCTTCTTTTCGAGACTCAAACGTTTGCTGGCCGAACAGCAGCCCAACTGGATCTTCGACTACCAGCGTAAAGTGTCCCAGCAAATGATATTTTACAACCGACAGCTGACCACGATCCGAATTGTGGTGAACTACCAAATCGAAGACTTGGTGGACGAGTCCACCATTAGCGTGTGTTCCATTGAACTAGACAATGAGGTGCCCACTCCCAAGGACCAATGGTCATCGCGTGAACACTTTTTAAACTTCCACCTAAGTCTCCGCCTGCCGCTGAATCCTGGCGACGAGATCGAGGGCAGTGATGAGACGGCTttcttgaaatttctcaaCAGCATTGATCGCCGAATTGCAGAGGTCAAGCAAAAGTTACACAAAGTTTTAGCTCTTCTAGCGCAAAAGAGAGCGAGGCTAACAAG AGAAGCAAATCGAACGATTGTCAGAAAGATAGTGCGAAAGTGCATCGATCAGGAACCCATCGTGCGTCTCGAGAAGATAAGTTTCCTAATTGAAATTGGCAATATTGAGGACGTTTCCTTCACGGATATCCTACGCCCCGAACTGCATCTCTTCAATGAAAACATTCAGTATCTGCCCAAGGGAATTCCTTTCCTGGAAACCTTTCTCACCGATCCCGAGCAGTACCTTAGAAAATAA
- the LOC6616358 gene encoding hydroxyacylglutathione hydrolase, mitochondrial isoform X1 yields the protein MFASAWRSVATSVETQLTATYFRGSSSNPKLLLRSWRTIPRADAPGFGAIRRRFLAVPVICPSLVKLQKLRKVGFRGMHSTLEDVQLEGMEIKILPALQDNYMYLIVDTKTREAAVVDPVEPELVIKTVQEQQLTLSKVLTTHHHWDHAGGNEKLLKLWQKELDVYGGDDRIGALNKKVQQDDTFTIGGLHVKCLSTPCHTTGHICYHVTAQDGSGEGAVFTGDTLFQGGCGRFFEGTPEEMYEALCTKLSALPDATKVFCGHEYTLQNMSFARHVEPDNEVIQQRIEWAKHRRASQDPTVPSTIGEEKSWNPFMRVHEAAVQKHAGGATDPVVTMGKLRKEKDTFKA from the exons ATGTTCGCCTCCGCCTGGCGCAGCGTGGCCACCTCCGTGGAGACCCAGTTGACGGCCACCTACTTCCGAGGTTCGTCCAGCAATCCGAAACTGCTACTGCGTTCCTGGCGGACGATTCCTCGAGCGGATGCCCCTGGTTTCGGAGCGATTCGGCGGCGTTTTCTGGCTGTGCCCGTCATCTGTCCAAGTCTCGTCAAGC TGCAAAAACTACGCAAAGTCGGCTTCAGAGGCATGCACAGCACATTGGAGGACGTGCAGCTGGAGGGCATGGAGATCAAGATCCTGCCGGCCCTGCAGGACAACTACATGTATTTGATTGTGGACACGAAGACGCGCGAGGCGGCAGTGGTGGATCCCGTGGAGCCGGAGCTGGTCATCAAGACggtgcaggagcagcagctgacCCTTAGCAAGGTGCTGACCACGCACCATCACTGGGACCATGCCGGCGGCAACGAGAAGCTGCTCAAGCTGTGGCAGAAGGAGCTGGACGTGTATGGCGGCGATGACCGCATCGGGGCCTTGAACAAAAAGGTTCAGCAGGACGACACCTTCACCATTGGCGGCCTGCATGTCAAGTGCTTGTCCACGCCGTGCCACACCACCGGCCACATCTGCTACCACGTCACCGCGCAGGATGGCAGCGGCGAGGGTGCCGTCTTCACCGGCGACACCCTCTTCCAGGGCGGATGCGGCCGCTTCTTCGAGGGCACTCCCGAGGAAATGTACGAGGCGCTGTGCACAAAGCTCTCCGCCTTGCCAGACGCCACAAAGGTGTTCTGTGGCCACGAGTACACGCTGCAGAACATGAGCTTCGCCCGTCACGTCGAGCCCGACAACGAGGTCATCCAGCAGAGGATCGAGTGGGCCAAGCACCGGCGCGCATCCCAGGATCCCACTGTGCCCTCGACCATTGGCGAGGAGAAGTCCTGGAACCCCTTTATGCGCGTCCACGAGGCCGCCGTGCAGAAGCACGCCGGCGGAGCCACCGATCCCGTCGTCACCATGGGCAAGCTGCGCAAGGAAAAGGACACCTTTAAGGCCTGA
- the LOC6616358 gene encoding hydroxyacylglutathione hydrolase, mitochondrial isoform X2, producing the protein MFASAWRSVATSVETQLTATYFRVQKLRKVGFRGMHSTLEDVQLEGMEIKILPALQDNYMYLIVDTKTREAAVVDPVEPELVIKTVQEQQLTLSKVLTTHHHWDHAGGNEKLLKLWQKELDVYGGDDRIGALNKKVQQDDTFTIGGLHVKCLSTPCHTTGHICYHVTAQDGSGEGAVFTGDTLFQGGCGRFFEGTPEEMYEALCTKLSALPDATKVFCGHEYTLQNMSFARHVEPDNEVIQQRIEWAKHRRASQDPTVPSTIGEEKSWNPFMRVHEAAVQKHAGGATDPVVTMGKLRKEKDTFKA; encoded by the exons ATGTTCGCCTCCGCCTGGCGCAGCGTGGCCACCTCCGTGGAGACCCAGTTGACGGCCACCTACTTCCGAG TGCAAAAACTACGCAAAGTCGGCTTCAGAGGCATGCACAGCACATTGGAGGACGTGCAGCTGGAGGGCATGGAGATCAAGATCCTGCCGGCCCTGCAGGACAACTACATGTATTTGATTGTGGACACGAAGACGCGCGAGGCGGCAGTGGTGGATCCCGTGGAGCCGGAGCTGGTCATCAAGACggtgcaggagcagcagctgacCCTTAGCAAGGTGCTGACCACGCACCATCACTGGGACCATGCCGGCGGCAACGAGAAGCTGCTCAAGCTGTGGCAGAAGGAGCTGGACGTGTATGGCGGCGATGACCGCATCGGGGCCTTGAACAAAAAGGTTCAGCAGGACGACACCTTCACCATTGGCGGCCTGCATGTCAAGTGCTTGTCCACGCCGTGCCACACCACCGGCCACATCTGCTACCACGTCACCGCGCAGGATGGCAGCGGCGAGGGTGCCGTCTTCACCGGCGACACCCTCTTCCAGGGCGGATGCGGCCGCTTCTTCGAGGGCACTCCCGAGGAAATGTACGAGGCGCTGTGCACAAAGCTCTCCGCCTTGCCAGACGCCACAAAGGTGTTCTGTGGCCACGAGTACACGCTGCAGAACATGAGCTTCGCCCGTCACGTCGAGCCCGACAACGAGGTCATCCAGCAGAGGATCGAGTGGGCCAAGCACCGGCGCGCATCCCAGGATCCCACTGTGCCCTCGACCATTGGCGAGGAGAAGTCCTGGAACCCCTTTATGCGCGTCCACGAGGCCGCCGTGCAGAAGCACGCCGGCGGAGCCACCGATCCCGTCGTCACCATGGGCAAGCTGCGCAAGGAAAAGGACACCTTTAAGGCCTGA